The sequence actgaactgaactgaactgaccggtaactggcgaccgggccggtaactggcgaccggacttaataatgtatgtctgatcagactactgccacagtatactgggtgaaacaactgaactgaccggtaactgacgaccggaccggtaactggcgaccggatttaatAATGATCCCAtgtagtaaagtgaccacaagcaatatcgcataaatctcaaaatgaatatttttgcacgtgatataaataaataacatcattaaatatgaacaatttcgatcttcttgcattaaaatcatgtacttgcgatatttaaaatacctatatggcttgattgaagagtgaaagaagatataaacatgccttggtttgttttgacagaaaacaaacgaaataacgacgcagcgcggcggagacggagtgctcttcactttctcacttttctctcttaattcctttaaaccaagcatgcaccatagttattataatagcgtaaaaatcgtaaacgtgatgcatgaacatttaaaaatatcatgatttgtgctcagggttctgtcatgaccaaaatctcaccccgggtgcaaaaagACCATTTTGCTcctgaaaacccaaaaatttccgTTTCACCCTAGGCGTAAAaattcacgtttttgacatttttttaatttcattgactctaatatgtcccaaataattatttaagcctacattaatttttttcattttttttttatttggcttaaatcggacttttaaattaatctttaaatgtaacatattaatgcgttttaatcacgaattaaatcaaaccttagcataaaatttccaaattaaaaaaattagacttctaataattatttgagcttcaatataattttccataattttattaagtttaaatctaggcgtttcaattaattctttaattaacgtttcgtgtggcgattaaatcccggataaatccaaaactcattattttgatccgaagcttaccgaactccttaaaatatcccaaaacatatttaaaatcattcctagacgtaaactagagccaaattcaaaacttaaccgattcgttttaaaacttggtccggatctcggttttaacccgaatcgactcgaaacttaaccgaatttttcccaactttttaccacaccttataaaCTCTATAATGGTCCAAAAATCTTAATTTCAGACCCTTATATCCACGGCTGATGGTCCAGCATTTGAATGAATCTCTAGGTCCTACCCACTTAAATCACCCTTGTTCACTAACCTCCAGGGTCACGTCCTAGCTCACCACCGACGGTTCAAGCCTCGACTCCACCtacctagaccaccctaggaccttGCTGGACCCAATAGACTCACGGCCCCAGCTACATGCAGGCTGCAACCTGCTGAAAGCCTAGAAACAACACAACCCATCATCCGAGTCCTAGCCCCTCGCACTTGCACTTGATCAAACGGCCTTGAGGACGGTTCCAGCAGCGGGCAAGCCTCTCTAAACCATGTCTCAGACCCAGCAGGGCCTGGTCCAAGCCTTGGCTCAGCCCTCGCACCGCCGACAAACCAAATCTCTCGATCTTGACCTCACACACCCTCACATGCGCTTGACTGAACGAATTTCCCTCGAGCTTGGAAACCCGAATCTCCAACACCTATACATCATTAAACACAGCCTGCACAACCCTCTAACATCACTAACTTGACAGCCCCTTGcaaaaaaatacatgaaaacGTGAGCATCCACCGAGGAAATGCAAGAACACAACAAGAATTTGACAACCTTCATGCTCATGACTGGATCGAGAAAACCTTTGGTAAAATCACACATAACCACATAAATATGACGTGTAAGATGCAGAAATAATAGTACGGGACGTGCCTTGATGATCTAAACgcgaggagatcgaagaacgagaACCGGAATAATTATTCTTTTGCAAGAGATGAAGTGGCCGAACCTTCATGAAGAATTgatgctgaaatcatgaagaACTGATGGGAATGGGGAAGGTGTCGGCTGATGTATATTAATAGGTGTAGGGTAGGTTTAGGTTTAGTCTAAGTGTAGTTTAGGTTAATTAAATTGTGTACTAATGagcctcaattaaaataaaaagagttttaagtccaataagcttaaaaataggcccattaaatccaaacacactcccgaaaaatatttcgtgttgaaaagttttttgaaatttttagccgaacacTCAAAAAGttcctcgattcgataaaatttgtgcaCCGTTAAAAAATTAagatcatgcgggtaaaaatacccaataaatctcaattcttgaaaaatacctttaaaacatcttatattaattaataaaacttaatcttgtaataaaaaaaaaaaattttcttgaaaattctccggtctccgatcctcgttcgagcgtgaaatgaacttaaaaatctttaatgcatgaatctttaaaaatttatgaattaaattctaccatgcatgaattatgcataaaatgcataaaaatatttaaacataaattaatgaaataaaaatgcatttaaagatttaaaacaatttaataaaataccaaagaaatttaataacttgcatgcatgtggttcacgtggacattcaaattttcgggacgttataTTTTGTGCACTTAAATTATCCTTATAATTCATATAGATTGTTAGTTTTATTGGGCGAAATTATGCGTTTTTGTTATCTTTGATGTACTTTCAGGAATACAGGTGAAGCTACTACATAGGCGTAAAAAGAAGCAAAAAATGGCGCTTAGAAGAAAATGGTGAAAATGGCCCTTCTCTTAAGACAGAAagacccgcgcatatgcgcgagtcataGGTGCGCAAGATTGCGAAAGACAAAGCAAAACAGAAAGGTCCGCGCATATGCGTCAGTctaggtcgcgcatatgcgcgcaagaaAGGAATGCAGATGCATAATCGagagagtctcgcgcatatgcacggctCTTGGGCGCGCATATGAGCGGGAGAAGAAACTCATacacagaaggtctcgcgcatatgcgcgcgacgtGACTTGCCAGATTATTTAGGTTTCTTCGTGGGCTTTAGAAGGGGATTATGGAATTTGACGCAGCCGACATAACAGAGAAAAGGAGCGAAAAAATGAGATCCAACGGAGGGCGGAACGCGAAGAACGGAGATACAAGACGCTGAATCCGGACACGAAGACACACTTTCATCTCTCCTCAACACGTTTCTAATTCGGTTCTTTACTTTTACGTTTTTAATAAATACAAACagattttgtattaatttagatTTGAGTTTGAACTAATTCTATTTTCTAGAGATTGACGTAGTCTTGGTTGAACTTATGTGATTgaagttttgaattttcatgGAATCAATTCATcgtgtttatttgtgatttcttgCTCTTAATGCTTTTGGATTACTGGCCATAATtcgattgattaaataattgagATCTAACACTCGACAGAGGGGATTGAGATTAGGACAAGGGAAATCACATCGTCAGACGTTTATAACGTGCAAAAGACGTATAACTCTGATGAATCTACAAAAAGAACCTTGTTTGCATTTATTACGTGTTACGTGATTTTGAATAGACATATTAAAATCAGTAATAGGTAATACAGTTCtatttatcacttgaaaaaGAGAATAGGAAAATTGCGAGTTCTTGGGTAGCAAACATGATGCAATTTAATAATATGgtattcaattttaatttagcatAGGGGAAACCAGATGAAATCATATATCTAGATCGATCTACTCATCGAAATTCTATTGTGTGCTGCTAAGAATTACATTAATTGTTATTTTCTTTGAATCGATTATAAACCAACCCtttgattttctaaataaagttgaactatgtcaattatggtacttaatatatagttttaaataattactcctCCTGCGATCGATATCTGTACTCAAACcagtactaaaacttgacaTCGTACACTTGCGGTAGTGAAAAtacgcaacaagtttttggcgccaaTGCCGGGGAAGTAAACTATTTAATTACATATTGATATCGTTACTAAGTAGTCTTGACTTTAATTtagagtttattttattttccttttgttACTTTATAATCTCTGCTGTTTTGCAGTGCATGCGAAGATACCAAAATCCCGACTTGCTTATTTTTTATCTGGAGATCGAAAGAACTGCGAGAAGACTAAGAAAAGCTAGAAGGGAAGAAATCTTAACAATGGTTGAGAACAGGGAAAACGATAGACATATCCTGCCGGAGGCCATACCTATCAGAGATCACTTCCGACCAGTGATTGACACTTACTATTCTGGAATTGCAAGAGGGACCATCAACGCACAATAATTTCGAACTAAAAACTGCCCTAATAAATATGGTTCAACAGAACCAATTTGCGGGAACTGCCATTGCGGATCCTCACGTTCATTTGAGGACCTTCTTGGAGATCACGGATacggtaaaaattaataatgtttctGATGATATTATTAGACTGCGTTTGTTTCCGTTTTCTCTCAGGGACCAAGCAAGAGGATGACTTCAATCACTGCCGCTGGGGAGCATCACAACGTGGCAAGAGTTGGCAACAAAGTTTCTGTCTAAATATTTTCCCCCTGCAAAGTCTGCACAATTGAAGATTGAGATCAATACTTTCAGGCAGACTGACTTTGAGCAGCTCTATGAGGCGTGGGAAAGGTACAAGGAGTTGTTTCGAAGGTGTCCGAATCATGGTTTTGAAGACTGGGTGCAGATTGAATTGTTTTATAATGGGTTGAATGGCCAGACACGGACAATAGTGGATGCAGCGGCAGGTGGCACGATCTTTGCCAAATCTCCCGCTCAAGCCTACGACTTGCTTGAGCAGATGACTATTAATAGCTACCAATGGCCGTCTGAGAGGTCAGGAGTAAAGAGGACAGCTGGAGTGTATGTTGTGGATCCTATTACATCGCTCACCGCCCAATTTTCTGCACTAACCACCCAATTAGCAGCTATGAACAAGGTGAGCGCAGCAGAGGGTGAAAGTGCACCAGTTGTTGTTGACGAATCGCAATTTCTTGAAGAAGTTTAATACATCAACAACAAGAAATTTGGAGGCTATGGaggatatcgaggtaacccTCCCCCTAATACTTATCACCCTGGATTGAGAAATCATGAGAATTTTTCATACGCAAATAATAAGAATGTGTTGAATCCTCCACTGGGGTTCAATACATCAAATGGGGAAGAGAAGCCATCATTTGAGGATTTAGTTGGGACATTTGTTGTTGAATCTAGTAAGAGGATGTCTAGACCTGAGTCTAGACTTGAAAACCTTGAGACACACATGGCGAATATTGGTGCTTCCTTGAAAATCCTTGAAACGCAAGTGAGGCAAATAACGAAGCAACTCACGTCTCAACCGTCAGGCACGGTACAATTGGTGTGGTAAGCAGAGAAGAGAAAGAGGTTAAACCCACACCTATCCAGAATGAAAAGCCAACTCCAACCAAAAGAGTCCGAGGTAAGAAAGATGAGAGGTATGATTCAAATCAATGTGTTGATATTTCTTTACTTCCCTATCCCCATAGATATTTACAATTACAAGCtgaatttcaaaagaaaaaaggtCTTGAAGATATCAAGAACCTACACTCTAACCTTCAGTCTGTAGAGTAGGAAGAGGTGGCATTTACTGGAGGAGATGATAAGGAGAAGCAAGGAAATCTTCCTCAAAAGCTGCAAAACCCCGGGGAATTTGTTGTACCATGTGAAATAGGGGGTCAACTAGTAGAAAGAACTATCTGTGATCCAGGAGCAAGTGTGAATATAATGCCAAGTTCTCTTTACGAGAAACTTGGACTGAGCAGTATCAAACCCACAGGACTAGGCTTACAGATGGTAGATAAATCAATCAGGACACCGTTGGGTATTGTGGAAGATGTTGAACTTCGGATTGATAAACTAAATGTTCTAGCAGAGTTCGTGGTACTTGACATGAAGAACAATCAGAACGTTCACGGCATTCTAGGACGACCATTATTGGCTACTGTTGGAGCCATCATTGACGTGAAACGAGGAAGGTTGACCATGGAAGTTGAAGGTCAAATGGTGGCAATAAATGCATCCAAGAAATCTTACGAACCACCATGAACAAGATTGGTATAGTCGGGCTGACGACGTTAAACCAAGCGCTGTGTGGGAGGCAAcccacaattatttttttagcattcgctttgtttttattattttatttcaattccttagttgctattttttttttaattttcactaTTCAAGTATTAATttgaattgttttatttttgcaggtgtttaaaaaaaagtgaAGAATTGATAGAGGGcattgcgcatatgcgcgacttaattgcgcgcacatgcgcgaagccCAGCTCGGAAGACTGAAGATGCTGCGCGTATGCGCCACATGAGGGCGCGCGTATGCGCGAGATGACAAGCAAATACACTCGGAAGGCAGAGACTTTGGAGAAAATGCGCCActcagggcgcgcatatgcgcgacatgcAGCAACAGAAATTCTTGAAACAGAAAACTCGGAGCATATACGCGGGTttagtgcgcgcatatgcgcgcgaccTGATTTAAGAAAAAAACAATGAGGATGACGACGATGGTGACGGCGAGCATTGACGCTCGTCGTGGGAGGTATACTTTTTCCGTTCTTTCCTGTTTATACATTGAGGGCAATGCATACTGTAAGTTTGGGGGAAAGGTCAATTTGCTTGCATCTTGATTATTTGAGTTATTATTTCGTTACTAGTTATTTCATAGgagattattattttaaaaaaatagtttatttatattttgctGGTTAGATTTGTTAGGTAGAGTCATGGATACGTCATTTGTGTGGCCGATGGTGAAAATGAAATAGTAGTTCTAATGCAGATATGTATTCATGATAACTTGGGAGTCACAA comes from Primulina huaijiensis isolate GDHJ02 chromosome 17, ASM1229523v2, whole genome shotgun sequence and encodes:
- the LOC140962610 gene encoding uncharacterized protein; the encoded protein is MVENRENDRHILPEAIPIRDHFRPNQFAGTAIADPHVHLRTFLEITDTGPSKRMTSITAAGEHHNVARTDFEQLYEAWERYKELFRRCPNHGFEDWVQIELFYNGLNGQTRTIVDAAAGGTIFAKSPAQAYDLLEQMTINSYQWPSERSGVKRTAGVYVVDPITSLTAQFSALTTQLAAMNKKFGGYGGYRGNPPPNTYHPGLRNHENFSYANNKNVLNPPLGFNTSNGEEKPSFEDLVGTFVVESSKRMSRPESRLENLETHMANIGASLKILETQEEVAFTGGDDKEKQGNLPQKLQNPGEFVVPCEIGGQLVERTICDPGASVNIMPSSLYEKLGLSSIKPTGLGLQMVDKSIRTPLGIVEDVELRIDKLNVLAEFVVLDMKNNQNVHGILGRPLLATVGAIIDVKRGRLTMEVEGQMVAINASKKSYEPP